In Cupriavidus sp. EM10, the genomic window TTTGGCCGGTTGTGCCACCGAGACGTCGACCGCCCTGCCGGTGCAGAAGGTGGAAAGCGCGAGCCGCCCTTATCACGGCGTGCGCACTCCCATCGCCGTGGGCAAGTTCGACAATCGCTCCAACTACATGCGCGGCGTGTTCTCGGACGGGATCGACCGTCTGAGCGGCCAGGCCAAGACCAGCCTGGTGACCCACCTGCAGCAGACCAACCGCTTCAACGTGCTCGAGCGCGAGAACCTCGACGAAATCAAGCGCGAAGCCACCATCAAGAAACAGGCCCAGAAGTTGAAGGGCGCCGATTTCGTCGTGACTGGCGATATCACCGAGTTCGGCCGCAAGGAAGTGGGCGACGCGCAGCTGTTCGGCATCCTGGGCCGTGGCCGCGAGCAGGTAGCCTACGCCAAGGTGAGCCTGAACATCGTCAACATCAATACCTCGGAAGTCGTCTATGCCACGCAGGGCGCCGGCGAATACAAGCTGTCGAACCGCGAGGTGATCGGTTTTGGCGGAACGGCTAGCTACGACTCCACGCTCAACGGCAAGGTGATGGACCTGGCCATGCGCGAGGCCGTCAACAACATGGTCAACGCGATCGAAAGCGGCGCCTGGAAGCCGTCCCAGCAGTAAGTCTTCCCCAACAGCAGAAGCGAGAAAAAACAATGAAGCCATGGGTCACGCTGCGCAATGCAGCGTTCTTGTCGGCGGCCGGCCTGCTGGCCGGCTGTGCCGGTCCGCAGTCCATGTACCAATGGGAGGGCTACCAGTCGCAGGTCTACGAATACTTCAAGGGCGAATCGAAGGAAGCGCAGATCACCGCGCTCGAGGGCGGCCTGGAAAAGATCAAGGCAAAGGGCGGCGCGGTGCCCCCGGGCTATCACGCCCAGCTTGGCATGCTCTACCTGAACGTGGGCAAGGGCGACCAGATGGTCAAGGAATTCCAGACCGAGAAGTCGCTGTTTCCCGAATCCGCGCCGTACATGGATTTCCTGATGCGCAACATGAAGACCGACGAGCGCAAGGAAGTTGGCGCCGCTGCGCCGCCGGCCACGGCGACGTCTGACGTGACTGGGGGAGTACCAAATGATGCGTCGCATGCTGACCCGTATTGCTACCCTCGGCACCGTCTTGCTGTTCGCCGGCTGCGCCGTGCCGACCGGGCAGATGGACTACGCGGCGTTCAAGGCTTCGCGCCCAAGATCGATCGTGGTGCTGCCGCCGCTGAACGAGTCGCCTGATATCAAGGCGACGTACGCGATGCTGTCGCAGACCACGTATCCGCTGGCGGAGTCGGGCTACTACGTGCTGCCGGTGGCGCTGGTCGATGAAACCTTCCGCCAGAACGGCCTGACCGTCCCCGGCGACATCCACACCGTGCCCGTGCCCAAGCTGCGCGAGATCTTCGGCGCCGACGCTGCGCTGTACGTGACCGTGACTGACTACGGCTCGCGCTACCAGGTGCTGAGCAGCGTGACCCGCGTGGCGGCCAACGCCAGGCTGGTCGACCTGAAGACTGGCGACGAGCTGTGGAGCGGCACGGCGGTAGCGGCCAACGACAGTGGCAACAGCGGCGGCGGCCTGATCGGCATGCTGGTCACCGCGGCGATCAACCAGGCAGTGAATCACGCGACGGACGCCAGCTATCCCTTGGCCGGTACCGCCAGCGCACGCCTGCTGTCGGCGGGCACGCGCAACGGCATCCTGTACGGTCCGCGCTCGCCGAAATATCAGTCGGACTGAGCCCGATCAGCTTGATCGGACAACAAAAATGCCGCAACACGTGGCTCCACGTCGGAGCGGTGTTGCGGCATTTTTCTTGTCTGGCGGAAGCGGTGAGATTCGAACTCACGGATGGGTCACCCCATCGGCAGTTTTCAAGACTGCTGCCTT contains:
- a CDS encoding DUF799 domain-containing protein — encoded protein: MMRRMLTRIATLGTVLLFAGCAVPTGQMDYAAFKASRPRSIVVLPPLNESPDIKATYAMLSQTTYPLAESGYYVLPVALVDETFRQNGLTVPGDIHTVPVPKLREIFGADAALYVTVTDYGSRYQVLSSVTRVAANARLVDLKTGDELWSGTAVAANDSGNSGGGLIGMLVTAAINQAVNHATDASYPLAGTASARLLSAGTRNGILYGPRSPKYQSD
- a CDS encoding CsgG/HfaB family protein, producing the protein MEVRNLKSCCLAGIVAAMGLAGCATETSTALPVQKVESASRPYHGVRTPIAVGKFDNRSNYMRGVFSDGIDRLSGQAKTSLVTHLQQTNRFNVLERENLDEIKREATIKKQAQKLKGADFVVTGDITEFGRKEVGDAQLFGILGRGREQVAYAKVSLNIVNINTSEVVYATQGAGEYKLSNREVIGFGGTASYDSTLNGKVMDLAMREAVNNMVNAIESGAWKPSQQ